From a region of the Oscillospiraceae bacterium genome:
- a CDS encoding elongation factor G yields the protein MATIKSGDIRNICLLGHGGSGKTSLAEAMLYYTKGTDRLGKTTDGNTVCDYDSEEIKRKYSISASIAPVMIDDKKINFIDTPGFLDFAGEVKQAVSVCENAMIVINAKSGLEVGAELCWNYASEAGVSKSFFINRLDEENINFESLLVSLKNVFGTNLCPVFVPIIEDNKTSCYVDLINLKAYVYDKAGKASETAIPAAASSVIEEYKSMLFEALAETSENMMEKFFGGEEFTHQEIIAALNSGINSKSIVPVFSGSASTLAGIDYLLTTIAKSFPNPIDSGKLSPTDPASIFVYKTVADPFVGKMNYFKVMSGSLKRDDILINSTTEQPEKFAHIYIIKGKKQTEVDELACGDLGVTAKLVNTNTNDSLSINGKAVYKKIEFPVPYLCMSIEPKDKGDEDKISSGITKLLEEDLTVRYANNAETKQMLIYGLGEMHLDVLTSKLKNRFGTSVDLGPEKIAYRETIKKTVQSEGKHKKQSGGHGQYGHVKIEFGPGEEPGLTFTETVFGGAVPRVYFPAVEKGLLEAMQKGVLAGYPVVNLKANLYDGSYHDVDSNELSFKLAASLAYKDGLKKANPVILEPIGILKVFIPDSFMGDIIGDINKRRGKVLGMNPDEKRKGYSIVEAEVPKAEMSSYTVQLRAVTQGRGSFTYDIDRYAEAPANVSAKIIESAKVDQE from the coding sequence ATGGCAACCATTAAATCCGGAGATATCAGAAATATCTGCTTGTTGGGACACGGCGGTTCCGGCAAAACCTCGCTGGCAGAGGCTATGCTTTACTATACAAAGGGAACAGACAGACTCGGAAAAACGACTGATGGCAATACGGTTTGCGATTATGATTCCGAGGAGATAAAACGTAAATACTCGATTTCCGCTTCCATCGCGCCTGTTATGATTGATGACAAGAAAATCAATTTTATAGACACTCCCGGCTTTCTTGATTTCGCCGGCGAAGTGAAGCAGGCTGTTTCCGTGTGCGAAAACGCCATGATAGTAATCAACGCAAAAAGCGGGCTTGAAGTCGGTGCCGAGCTTTGTTGGAATTATGCTTCTGAGGCAGGAGTTTCCAAATCGTTTTTTATAAACAGACTCGATGAAGAAAATATTAATTTCGAGTCGCTGCTCGTTTCTCTTAAAAACGTCTTCGGAACAAACCTGTGTCCGGTTTTTGTGCCGATAATTGAAGACAATAAAACCTCGTGCTATGTTGATCTGATAAATTTAAAGGCTTATGTATACGATAAAGCGGGAAAGGCTTCCGAAACAGCGATCCCGGCTGCAGCTTCTTCTGTAATTGAAGAATATAAATCAATGCTTTTCGAGGCGCTCGCCGAAACCAGCGAAAATATGATGGAGAAGTTTTTTGGCGGAGAAGAATTTACTCACCAAGAAATAATTGCCGCTCTTAATTCCGGAATTAATTCTAAATCGATCGTGCCGGTTTTCTCCGGCTCTGCTTCGACGCTTGCCGGAATTGATTACCTTTTAACGACGATAGCAAAATCATTTCCAAATCCGATTGACTCCGGAAAGCTTTCTCCAACTGATCCCGCATCAATTTTTGTATATAAAACTGTCGCAGATCCGTTTGTTGGCAAAATGAACTATTTCAAGGTCATGTCGGGTTCGCTCAAGCGTGATGATATTCTCATAAATTCAACCACAGAACAGCCTGAAAAATTTGCTCATATATATATAATTAAAGGCAAAAAGCAGACTGAAGTCGATGAGCTTGCGTGCGGAGACCTGGGTGTTACCGCAAAGCTTGTAAATACCAATACAAACGATTCGCTTTCGATAAACGGGAAAGCAGTTTATAAAAAAATCGAGTTTCCCGTGCCGTATCTCTGCATGTCTATAGAACCGAAGGACAAGGGCGATGAAGATAAGATATCTTCCGGAATCACAAAATTACTTGAAGAGGATCTTACCGTACGATATGCAAATAATGCGGAAACAAAGCAAATGCTTATTTACGGTCTCGGCGAAATGCATCTTGATGTACTTACTTCAAAGCTTAAAAACCGATTTGGCACATCGGTGGATCTCGGTCCCGAAAAGATCGCATACCGTGAAACAATAAAGAAAACAGTACAGTCTGAAGGAAAACACAAGAAACAATCCGGCGGACATGGACAATACGGGCATGTTAAAATCGAATTCGGCCCGGGAGAAGAACCGGGACTTACATTTACTGAAACTGTTTTCGGCGGTGCTGTACCGAGAGTATATTTCCCGGCAGTCGAGAAAGGTCTTCTCGAAGCAATGCAGAAGGGCGTACTTGCCGGATATCCCGTTGTAAACCTTAAGGCTAATTTGTATGACGGCTCGTATCACGACGTCGACAGCAACGAGCTTTCATTCAAGCTTGCCGCAAGCCTTGCGTATAAGGATGGTCTCAAGAAAGCAAATCCCGTAATTCTCGAGCCTATCGGAATCTTGAAGGTATTTATTCCCGACTCATTCATGGGCGATATAATCGGAGATATCAACAAGCGCCGGGGCAAGGTTCTCGGAATGAATCCCGATGAAAAAAGAAAGGGATACAGTATAGTAGAGGCTGAGGTTCCAAAAGCGGAAATGTCTTCATACACAGTTCAGCTCCGCGCAGTTACGCAGGGACGCGGCAGCTTTACATATGATATTGACCGTTATGCAGAAGCTCCTGCAAACGTGTCAGCCAAGATCATAGAATCCGCAAAGGTCGATCAAGAATAA
- a CDS encoding FkbM family methyltransferase, giving the protein MMIHNNIRYAVNEKESLWVKLENSVKRILLYGMGDGAEKVLKCLSERGIKLAGIFASDDFVRGQSFCGYKVLTLFEAEQIYGDFTVLVCFATKINEVMEHIESIASRHELYFPDVNIYGDPSQVFDENYFENNELRLQRVFDALADENSRDFFVSLISYKMSGKIGYIHQLDNYSFKIKDKIKRIGVFADIGAYNGDTAIKAAKDFPDLHSILAFEPELHSYKRLYEEFENNPLLSHKKSLLINAAASDKNGVSTFCTGEGMGSYVKDNIYNRGVQKKRKEKTVKTETLDGIIENYPDFIPDLIKFDAEGAEYEAIKGCSAIIKQHCPILEVSCYHKKDDIFIIPETVWEINPEYKLYITRSNVCFPDWECEYVFIH; this is encoded by the coding sequence ATGATGATACACAATAATATCAGATATGCCGTAAATGAAAAAGAATCTCTTTGGGTAAAGCTTGAAAATAGCGTAAAGCGTATTTTACTGTATGGTATGGGTGACGGAGCTGAAAAGGTTTTGAAATGCCTTTCTGAAAGAGGAATAAAGCTTGCGGGAATCTTTGCGAGCGACGATTTTGTCCGCGGACAGAGCTTCTGCGGTTACAAGGTGCTTACACTTTTTGAAGCGGAACAGATCTATGGAGATTTTACGGTCCTCGTGTGCTTTGCGACAAAAATAAATGAGGTTATGGAGCATATAGAATCAATCGCTTCGCGCCATGAGCTGTATTTCCCTGATGTCAATATATACGGTGACCCTTCACAGGTTTTTGATGAAAACTACTTTGAAAACAATGAACTGAGGCTTCAGAGAGTGTTTGACGCTCTTGCCGACGAAAATTCCAGGGATTTTTTTGTATCGCTTATATCGTACAAGATGTCAGGAAAAATCGGATATATACATCAGCTGGATAACTATTCATTTAAAATAAAAGATAAAATAAAAAGAATCGGCGTTTTTGCCGACATAGGGGCATACAACGGAGATACGGCCATAAAAGCCGCCAAGGATTTTCCGGACCTGCATTCTATACTGGCATTCGAGCCGGAGCTTCACAGCTATAAAAGGCTATATGAAGAATTCGAGAATAATCCTCTGCTTTCGCATAAAAAAAGCTTGCTCATAAATGCCGCGGCTTCAGACAAAAATGGTGTTTCAACCTTTTGTACCGGGGAGGGAATGGGCTCTTATGTTAAAGACAATATATATAACAGAGGAGTCCAGAAGAAACGCAAAGAAAAAACTGTAAAAACAGAAACACTCGACGGAATAATAGAAAATTATCCTGATTTTATACCTGATTTGATAAAATTCGACGCGGAAGGCGCGGAATATGAAGCGATAAAAGGCTGTTCTGCAATAATAAAACAACATTGTCCGATTCTTGAGGTTTCGTGTTATCATAAAAAAGACGATATATTTATTATTCCGGAGACGGTATGGGAAATAAATCCGGAGTACAAGCTTTATATAACGAGATCAAATGTCTGTTTCCCGGATTGGGAGTGCGAATATGTATTTATTCACTAA
- a CDS encoding ComEC/Rec2 family competence protein — MSQIAVRPLNGFCAAFLVWLTAVLYCGFNTVIMIICTAVCTVLVTVIVFADRILPRPGYGRSLFIFILAGFAAASIFAAVYLNVYVRKAEELYDKEAVIEGFVYDTEINDTNAYIIIKADRINGDASSIKIKLTTYSPSDSYPRVPHPGDKIKVKAALYEPTSSLFGYDEYYFLRAKGVLVCGEFEYMDIAKDGSRSIPGMINSLRTHLSEKADDFIYGGFIKCVIFGDKSELDGELKADAQRIGTSHLFAVSGLHISIFCGALYLLLEMLGVHRKINCAAGIAASVFYIMMCGCSSSALRAGLMLSIYYLSIILRRDSDALGTLLVSGTIICLFNVYSAFDIGFQLSFLSTLGIITGASPFCKWLKKKKIFSYDKKDRFLKRNARKTLYYILSGFAVSIAAVLFSLPVSSMMFSYAAPFSPLYNTLLIVIFTPVIYCAVIYYAMSLIALALPFASGVIMSVASIPRDLADFFINIFSSAVKWISGFDFISIYTGRYISLILAAVTVAVIIVFVAFSVKPKFFAAAPIVIVLLCSSIYAVSCQFMPAKSEIYAINTRSEKTMIIESGNKYVLAELTVPGYNTDRGSLKALAADRGITEAEAYIVSELNVNLYKRFLELIKTIKIKTVYVPHPESIEEIESLAHIGKYCNNNHIELEKYRVGDNIDIFGGKDGIKMLESENGSASVCEVALAGKKIIYSRAKEKGELLTLNSECFAFIECGKGVPVIGAEGKTHFCAYDPLNANIGAPQPKGCECADMSKIKYIYLDLTSGEIKVSK, encoded by the coding sequence ATGTCGCAAATTGCCGTCCGTCCCCTGAACGGATTCTGCGCCGCGTTTTTAGTGTGGCTTACAGCGGTGTTATACTGTGGATTCAATACCGTAATCATGATTATATGCACGGCAGTTTGCACTGTGCTGGTTACGGTAATTGTTTTTGCGGACAGAATCCTGCCGCGTCCGGGATATGGGCGGTCTTTGTTTATATTTATTCTCGCGGGATTCGCGGCCGCGTCGATATTTGCGGCTGTTTATCTAAATGTGTATGTGCGTAAAGCAGAAGAACTATATGACAAAGAGGCTGTCATTGAAGGCTTTGTTTATGATACGGAAATAAATGATACAAACGCTTATATAATTATAAAAGCAGACAGAATAAACGGCGACGCCAGCTCAATAAAAATCAAACTGACAACCTACTCGCCGTCGGATTCGTATCCTCGCGTGCCTCATCCGGGAGATAAAATCAAAGTTAAAGCGGCATTATATGAGCCGACATCGTCTTTGTTTGGTTATGACGAATATTATTTTCTCAGAGCAAAGGGCGTTCTCGTATGCGGTGAATTCGAATATATGGATATTGCCAAGGACGGAAGTCGTTCAATTCCCGGAATGATAAATTCTCTCCGAACGCACCTTTCTGAAAAAGCCGACGATTTTATATACGGAGGCTTTATTAAATGTGTTATCTTCGGAGATAAATCCGAGCTTGATGGAGAATTAAAAGCTGACGCCCAAAGAATAGGCACATCTCATCTTTTTGCGGTTTCCGGACTTCACATTTCAATTTTTTGCGGAGCATTGTATCTTTTGCTTGAAATGCTGGGAGTGCACAGAAAAATAAACTGCGCTGCCGGAATTGCCGCGTCAGTATTTTATATTATGATGTGCGGCTGTTCCTCTTCGGCACTCAGGGCGGGACTTATGCTTTCGATTTATTATCTTTCAATAATACTGAGAAGGGACAGCGATGCTCTCGGAACGCTTTTGGTTTCGGGAACGATCATATGCTTATTTAATGTTTATTCGGCTTTTGATATAGGATTTCAGCTTTCGTTTTTGTCTACTCTGGGGATAATAACAGGCGCGTCTCCTTTCTGTAAGTGGCTGAAGAAAAAGAAAATATTTTCGTATGACAAGAAAGATAGGTTTCTGAAAAGAAACGCCAGGAAAACGCTTTATTATATTCTTTCCGGTTTTGCCGTTTCCATTGCCGCAGTGTTGTTTTCTCTGCCTGTTTCGTCTATGATGTTTTCGTATGCGGCTCCTTTTTCGCCGTTGTATAATACGCTATTAATAGTTATTTTTACTCCCGTAATTTATTGCGCTGTCATATATTACGCGATGAGCTTAATTGCGCTTGCGCTTCCGTTTGCGTCCGGTGTGATCATGTCCGTCGCTTCAATTCCGAGAGATCTCGCCGATTTTTTTATAAATATATTTTCATCAGCGGTTAAATGGATAAGCGGGTTTGATTTTATCAGTATTTATACCGGCAGATATATTTCGCTTATACTTGCCGCGGTGACGGTTGCGGTAATAATAGTATTCGTCGCTTTTTCCGTAAAGCCCAAGTTTTTTGCCGCTGCGCCTATAGTTATCGTATTGCTATGTTCGTCGATTTATGCCGTATCATGTCAGTTTATGCCGGCGAAATCGGAAATATACGCAATAAACACACGCAGTGAGAAAACTATGATAATAGAAAGCGGAAATAAATATGTGCTGGCGGAGCTGACCGTTCCCGGATACAATACCGATCGCGGTTCTCTTAAAGCGCTTGCGGCGGATCGGGGAATTACCGAAGCGGAAGCTTATATTGTATCCGAATTGAATGTTAATCTATACAAAAGATTTTTGGAATTAATTAAAACAATCAAAATCAAAACTGTCTATGTTCCGCATCCCGAAAGCATCGAGGAGATCGAATCCCTGGCGCATATTGGTAAATACTGCAACAATAACCATATTGAATTAGAAAAATACCGTGTGGGTGATAATATCGATATTTTCGGAGGAAAAGATGGAATCAAAATGCTCGAAAGTGAAAATGGCAGCGCAAGCGTTTGCGAAGTCGCGCTTGCCGGAAAGAAAATAATATATTCGCGGGCCAAAGAAAAAGGAGAACTGCTTACTTTAAATTCGGAATGCTTTGCTTTTATCGAATGCGGGAAAGGCGTGCCTGTAATCGGCGCGGAAGGAAAGACTCATTTCTGTGCCTATGATCCGTTGAACGCAAATATCGGCGCGCCGCAGCCGAAGGGATGCGAATGCGCCGATATGTCTAAAATTAAATATATATATTTAGATCTAACATCAGGTGAAATAAAAGTATCAAAGTAA
- a CDS encoding DUF5640 domain-containing protein, producing the protein MKKSISILLAALCVTLTLLFAGCGKPSLTGEWTSANSAVNINLMFREDNTGSMTVFGQSVETTYAFENETLVISYTILGISKSEEYTCKIDGAKLFLTDIAGSTDEYVKVNCRKP; encoded by the coding sequence ATGAAAAAATCAATTTCGATTCTGCTTGCCGCGCTGTGTGTCACACTTACGCTTTTATTTGCCGGTTGCGGAAAACCTTCTCTTACAGGCGAATGGACTTCGGCTAATTCAGCCGTGAATATAAATCTCATGTTCAGAGAAGACAATACCGGATCAATGACCGTGTTCGGGCAATCCGTTGAAACGACATATGCCTTTGAGAACGAAACGCTTGTCATTTCATACACAATTCTCGGAATCAGCAAAAGCGAAGAATATACTTGTAAAATTGACGGTGCAAAGCTTTTTCTCACAGATATTGCCGGCTCAACCGATGAATATGTAAAGGTGAACTGTAGAAAACCATAA
- a CDS encoding DUF5131 family protein has translation MSVMWNLWHGCDKYSEGCVNCYVYRGDARYGRDATVCAKTADFYKPAAKDKNGCYKIQPGTLVFTCFSSDFFLDKADGWRGEAWQMIRSRPDLHFLFITKRILRFYECIPDDWKQGYENVTICCTVENQKRAEERLPFFASLPIKYKEIICEPLLERIDLNGLISDKFYGVTAGGESGNDARICRYSWILALKESCKDTGICFKFKQTGARFEKDGTVYNIPRIKQHEQARRAGIDSFPFQRKFEEYN, from the coding sequence ATGTCGGTGATGTGGAATCTCTGGCACGGCTGTGATAAATACAGCGAAGGCTGCGTCAATTGCTATGTGTACCGCGGCGATGCGAGGTACGGACGCGATGCAACGGTTTGTGCAAAAACCGCGGATTTTTATAAACCGGCAGCCAAGGATAAAAACGGCTGCTATAAAATCCAGCCCGGGACGCTTGTATTCACTTGTTTTTCTTCTGATTTTTTCCTTGATAAAGCCGATGGATGGCGCGGAGAAGCTTGGCAAATGATCAGATCACGCCCTGATCTGCATTTTTTATTCATAACAAAACGCATCTTGCGTTTTTATGAATGCATTCCCGACGATTGGAAACAAGGATACGAAAATGTCACCATATGCTGTACCGTTGAAAATCAGAAAAGAGCGGAGGAAAGGCTTCCGTTTTTTGCTTCACTTCCTATCAAATACAAAGAAATAATATGCGAACCGCTTTTGGAGAGAATTGATCTTAACGGACTTATCTCTGATAAATTCTACGGTGTTACGGCCGGAGGGGAATCGGGGAACGATGCTCGTATTTGCCGTTATTCATGGATATTGGCATTAAAAGAATCCTGTAAAGATACAGGCATATGTTTTAAGTTTAAACAGACAGGCGCGAGATTTGAAAAAGACGGAACGGTTTACAATATTCCGCGTATAAAACAGCATGAACAGGCACGGCGTGCCGGAATAGACAGCTTTCCGTTCCAAAGGAAGTTTGAGGAATATAATTGA